In Mycolicibacterium phocaicum, one DNA window encodes the following:
- a CDS encoding GGDEF domain-containing protein translates to MLTRLRELLAVARLARVWWSEPVDYDAQIGYFAQRGLLGGVQLLVGGCAALLAAISIVIQLSPAGPSTALARGVSSVFAVSALVWALVWWFGPWPSRATSIAFIIYADIGISVVALLDSNRLAGFFGLNALLLISVYAKFFEGPRVLALHTAWVLLVIGVFAADIAWGPHGDPYLALAKTLAAIASFVVVPAVVQFGIWVMRNDAHDSVTDQLTGLLNRRGLNLRIESFLADRAHQSIAGACVTVLVIDLDRFKNVNDTYGHAVGDAVLMRSAERIRGVVRSSALVARVGGEEFVVVDVTSPQQVLGISERIRAAIAATADMAPVTASIGVASIALPDFPGEMRILNRCWTPRSNVPTTRCSRQSEAAAMPPCA, encoded by the coding sequence GTGCTGACACGGCTGCGCGAGCTATTGGCTGTTGCGCGGCTGGCTCGTGTCTGGTGGTCCGAACCGGTCGATTACGACGCGCAAATCGGGTACTTCGCGCAGCGCGGCCTGTTGGGCGGGGTTCAACTGCTCGTGGGCGGCTGCGCGGCGCTGCTCGCCGCGATCTCGATCGTCATCCAGCTTTCGCCCGCGGGGCCGTCGACCGCCTTGGCCCGTGGCGTCTCTTCGGTGTTCGCGGTCTCGGCGCTCGTCTGGGCACTGGTGTGGTGGTTCGGGCCCTGGCCGTCGCGCGCGACGTCGATCGCCTTCATCATCTATGCGGATATCGGCATCAGCGTCGTCGCGCTGCTCGACTCCAACCGCCTGGCCGGGTTCTTCGGCTTGAACGCTCTTCTCCTGATCTCGGTCTACGCGAAGTTCTTCGAAGGGCCCAGGGTCTTGGCGCTCCACACCGCCTGGGTGCTCTTGGTGATCGGCGTGTTCGCGGCCGATATCGCGTGGGGGCCACACGGCGACCCCTATCTGGCACTCGCGAAAACACTGGCCGCCATCGCGTCTTTCGTGGTGGTGCCGGCGGTCGTCCAATTCGGGATCTGGGTTATGCGGAACGATGCTCACGACTCGGTGACCGATCAGCTGACGGGTCTGCTCAACCGCCGGGGGTTGAACCTGAGAATCGAGAGCTTTCTGGCGGACCGGGCGCATCAGTCGATTGCCGGAGCTTGCGTGACGGTGCTGGTCATCGATCTGGACAGATTCAAGAACGTCAACGACACATATGGGCACGCTGTCGGCGATGCCGTCCTGATGCGCAGCGCGGAACGGATCCGGGGTGTCGTGCGCAGCAGCGCACTCGTTGCCAGAGTGGGCGGAGAAGAATTTGTCGTCGTCGATGTCACTTCCCCACAGCAAGTACTCGGTATCAGTGAGCGAATCCGGGCGGCCATTGCCGCAACGGCCGACATGGCGCCAGTTACCGCCAGCATCGGTGTCGCCTCCATCGCGCTGCCGGACTTTCCGGGGGAGATGAGGATCCTCAATCGGTGCTGGACGCCACGATCGAATGTGCCGACCACGCGATGTTCTCGGCAAAGCGAAGCGGCGGCAATGCCGCCGTGCGCCTGA
- a CDS encoding sugar transferase: MSIPEQHVKPASTAGSNRPSESRPAESAPVAMSTPAIDKPQLSDDIRPARERAVAAAGAPLQLTPATTINHRGRSIREQRHRKLARKLIFSDALVICSSVILGQIFRFAATSGQPVYLSLDNGPHVRYLAVSAVIAAAWMGFLALGSRSAKVVGRGFDEYVTLAAATLQLFGLIAIASTLFHIDISRGYLAIALPTGLAGLITTRWMWRRIFARKRLSGEDQSRLLVVGATSAAADIATEFAKDPWAGYHVTGFCTPMGPTHAKEVITVAGRDIPIVGTDEAILAAVQRTGVDTVALAATHHLSPTDIRRLMWELEEHGVDLMVAPGLIDIADQRLTSRPVAGMAVFEITKPQYSRANSLIKRTFDVVFAATALAAVAPVMIVTALAVKLTSAGPVFYKAERIGLDGIPFKMTKFRSMYQDADARQADMIAASGTGAMFFKVRNDPRVTPIGKIIRKYSIDELPQFLNVLSGHMSVVGPRPQVRREVDTYDDLVSRRLTVKPGLTGLWQISGRSDLKVEDAVRLDLSYVENWSLLQDLIIVTKTIRTVLTGDGAY, encoded by the coding sequence GTGTCGATCCCGGAGCAGCATGTGAAACCTGCAAGCACCGCGGGGTCGAACCGACCGAGTGAGTCCCGCCCAGCAGAGAGCGCCCCGGTAGCCATGTCGACACCCGCAATAGATAAACCGCAGTTAAGCGACGATATTCGCCCTGCTCGCGAGCGCGCCGTCGCCGCAGCAGGGGCTCCACTGCAGCTGACACCAGCTACCACAATCAACCACCGTGGCCGCTCCATACGTGAGCAGCGGCACCGAAAACTTGCGCGGAAACTCATTTTCAGCGATGCACTAGTTATTTGCTCTTCCGTCATCCTCGGACAAATTTTCCGGTTTGCGGCCACCAGCGGCCAACCCGTCTATCTGTCGCTCGACAACGGTCCGCACGTCCGCTATCTGGCCGTGTCGGCGGTCATCGCGGCGGCATGGATGGGCTTCTTGGCGCTGGGCAGCCGGTCGGCCAAGGTCGTCGGCCGCGGGTTCGACGAGTACGTCACCCTGGCGGCGGCCACGTTGCAGTTGTTCGGCCTCATCGCCATCGCCTCGACGCTGTTCCACATCGACATCTCCCGCGGCTACCTGGCCATCGCCCTTCCCACCGGTCTGGCCGGTTTGATCACCACCCGCTGGATGTGGCGACGCATCTTCGCCCGCAAGCGCCTTTCGGGCGAAGACCAAAGTCGCCTCTTGGTTGTCGGTGCCACCAGCGCCGCCGCCGACATCGCCACCGAATTCGCCAAAGACCCCTGGGCCGGCTACCACGTCACCGGCTTCTGCACGCCAATGGGACCCACCCACGCCAAGGAAGTCATCACCGTCGCCGGCCGCGACATCCCCATCGTCGGCACCGACGAAGCGATCCTCGCCGCCGTCCAGCGCACCGGGGTGGACACCGTCGCCCTGGCTGCCACCCATCACCTGAGCCCCACCGACATCCGCCGGCTCATGTGGGAACTGGAAGAACACGGCGTCGACCTCATGGTCGCCCCCGGCCTCATCGACATCGCCGACCAACGCCTCACCAGCCGCCCCGTCGCCGGCATGGCGGTCTTCGAGATCACCAAACCCCAATACAGCCGCGCCAATTCGCTCATCAAGCGGACATTTGATGTGGTGTTCGCCGCGACAGCGCTGGCCGCCGTTGCGCCCGTGATGATCGTGACGGCACTGGCGGTCAAGTTGACCAGTGCCGGGCCGGTCTTCTACAAAGCCGAACGCATCGGCCTCGACGGGATTCCGTTCAAGATGACCAAGTTCCGCAGCATGTACCAAGACGCCGACGCCCGCCAAGCCGACATGATCGCCGCCAGCGGAACCGGCGCCATGTTCTTCAAGGTGAGGAACGATCCGCGCGTCACCCCCATCGGCAAAATCATCCGCAAATACTCCATCGACGAACTCCCCCAATTCCTCAACGTCCTGTCCGGACACATGAGCGTCGTCGGCCCCCGCCCCCAAGTCCGCCGCGAAGTCGACACCTACGACGACCTCGTCAGCCGCCGCCTCACCGTCAAACCCGGCCTCACCGGACTCTGGCAAATCAGCGGACGCTCCGACCTCAAAGTGGAAGACGCTGTCCGCCTAGACCTTTCATACGTCGAAAACTGGTCACTACTCCAAGACCTCATCATCGTCACCAAAACCATCCGCACCGTCCTGACCGGGGACGGCGCCTACTGA
- a CDS encoding Chromate resistance protein ChrB, which produces MATWRELRRGGALQIGQGVWAMPDVPVFADVVARVVQLAHRGGGEVLTLSAAGRDRSESVRLQDMFTAERASEWTGFMSGCAEFDTQIDMAIAKGELTIAALGEQEDRLERLRRWNRDIKARDVFGAPVAGQAQLRLERCAGHLADYAERVYRALHQG; this is translated from the coding sequence GTGGCGACGTGGCGCGAGCTGCGGCGGGGCGGCGCATTGCAGATCGGGCAGGGGGTGTGGGCGATGCCGGACGTCCCGGTGTTCGCCGACGTTGTTGCGCGGGTGGTCCAGTTGGCGCATCGCGGCGGGGGCGAAGTGTTGACGCTCAGCGCGGCCGGCCGTGACCGATCGGAATCAGTACGACTGCAAGACATGTTCACCGCTGAACGGGCCAGCGAATGGACCGGCTTCATGTCCGGCTGCGCTGAGTTCGACACGCAGATCGACATGGCAATCGCCAAGGGTGAACTCACGATCGCAGCGCTGGGCGAACAGGAAGACCGCCTGGAGCGACTACGTCGGTGGAATCGAGACATCAAGGCACGCGACGTGTTTGGCGCGCCGGTCGCCGGACAGGCTCAACTACGGCTCGAACGCTGCGCGGGCCACTTGGCCGACTACGCCGAACGGGTGTATCGAGCACTGCACCAGGGGTAA
- a CDS encoding MFS transporter: MGHATFFTLGFLLAIYPAAELLLKPLIRTLSSTLGVRRVLLLGLAGSAVASGAFAIAEDADVIGMARLGQGAAAAAVGLGADAVLTRWSRSGPSRSYGGYRTWKAAGYALGPLLGGIVVAFSGPPALFMLLAILTAAVVAWAAVAVPMIDTAVAASESMTDLVRSLLSASCLRPALALGAGAAAVSISLGFLPVLAAHQGLGPLASGVLVSGLVAVAALVQLPVRRIRDAGRLADHTGIGIGLLLAAMGFAAAAFAPTVAGLMSAGVILGAGAGVIAPLGFTYLARRNPPEQLSQVVGVAEISTLVGGFAGPLVVGAIAAWSTLTVALLVVTICLAAAANFLVLAARDSR; encoded by the coding sequence ATCGGCCATGCGACATTCTTCACTTTGGGATTCCTGCTGGCGATCTATCCAGCAGCCGAACTACTGCTCAAACCGCTGATCCGGACCCTGTCATCCACACTGGGTGTTCGGCGAGTTCTCCTGCTCGGCTTGGCCGGCTCCGCAGTGGCATCGGGGGCCTTCGCCATCGCGGAAGACGCGGACGTCATCGGCATGGCACGACTCGGTCAGGGAGCAGCGGCCGCGGCCGTCGGTCTGGGTGCCGACGCGGTGCTGACCCGGTGGTCACGATCCGGTCCGAGCCGCTCCTACGGCGGTTACCGCACGTGGAAAGCAGCGGGTTACGCGTTGGGACCTCTGCTCGGCGGCATCGTGGTTGCGTTTTCCGGTCCACCGGCGCTGTTCATGCTGCTCGCCATCCTTACCGCGGCAGTAGTCGCATGGGCAGCGGTGGCGGTGCCCATGATCGACACCGCGGTCGCGGCGAGTGAGTCTATGACTGATCTCGTCCGGTCTCTGTTGAGTGCATCATGCCTGCGGCCCGCACTGGCCCTCGGTGCGGGCGCGGCGGCGGTGTCCATCAGCCTCGGATTCCTACCTGTCCTTGCTGCACATCAGGGCCTGGGCCCGTTGGCTTCCGGCGTACTCGTATCCGGTTTGGTTGCGGTCGCCGCGTTGGTGCAGCTCCCCGTGCGCCGTATCCGTGATGCCGGAAGATTGGCCGACCACACCGGCATCGGAATCGGGTTGCTCTTGGCGGCAATGGGTTTCGCCGCGGCAGCCTTCGCCCCGACTGTCGCAGGCCTGATGTCCGCCGGCGTGATACTCGGTGCCGGCGCAGGTGTGATCGCGCCACTCGGGTTCACCTACCTGGCGCGGCGCAATCCACCTGAACAGCTCAGCCAGGTGGTGGGCGTCGCCGAGATCAGCACTCTCGTGGGCGGTTTCGCCGGACCACTTGTCGTTGGTGCGATCGCCGCCTGGTCGACTCTGACTGTGGCCCTTCTCGTCGTGACGATATGCCTCGCGGCCGCAGCCAACTTCCTGGTACTGGCCGCCCGCGATTCCCGCTGA
- a CDS encoding DUF6286 domain-containing protein yields the protein MMTADNFALPAPGRSPVAAATARYVAVALALVVMLGGAVSLREAGIELGWVDGAPWIGAAITALNGLRSQWWMVPAGAVALILGLWLVVVAVRPRRKTVVAVDAAGSVWMRPRDVARLASHAASCVPGVEVLNSAATRRKVTMYVETPVWNPTPRRRAPSPPRWVARPKSLFPHRKSSFASVRAGLHEPAADRPRGSRGDSGRRGRRGVCGRRCGTVADACGACGSRTDQYGAGRAGHLVDVVAVGTGWGGRVAVDTRAGLAHRACAGPEGAGPARSRYQRAGIHHREPRRRCGGGGRRIGTGFECAVRQGKSDRRPRQFDSGIDRDHGTTGGAGRCHLRDRHHPCRHRPGHRGTSKTVAARAILQIAKAKRSA from the coding sequence ATGATGACTGCCGACAACTTTGCGCTCCCCGCACCCGGCCGGTCCCCGGTCGCTGCGGCCACGGCCCGGTACGTTGCCGTGGCGCTGGCACTGGTCGTCATGCTCGGCGGGGCGGTGTCCCTGCGGGAAGCCGGAATCGAGCTGGGCTGGGTCGACGGAGCACCGTGGATCGGTGCGGCCATAACAGCATTGAACGGTCTGCGGAGTCAGTGGTGGATGGTGCCCGCGGGTGCCGTGGCACTGATCCTCGGCCTCTGGCTGGTGGTGGTCGCGGTGCGGCCGCGACGTAAGACCGTCGTCGCCGTCGACGCCGCGGGATCGGTGTGGATGCGCCCGCGCGACGTGGCCCGGCTGGCATCGCACGCGGCGTCCTGCGTGCCGGGCGTGGAGGTGCTGAACTCGGCGGCCACTCGTCGCAAGGTCACCATGTACGTCGAAACACCGGTATGGAATCCGACGCCGCGGCGAAGGGCTCCATCGCCGCCGCGGTGGGTAGCGCGACCGAAATCCTTGTTCCCACACCGAAAATCGTCGTTCGCATCGGTACGAGCGGGGCTGCATGAGCCTGCTGCCGACCGACCTCGTGGATCGCGCGGCGACTCTGGTCGCCGGGGTCGTCGTGGCGTGTGTGGGCGCCGCTGCGGCACTGTGGCCGACGCATGTGGTGCATGCGGCTCCAGAACAGATCAGTACGGGGCCGGCCGAGCGGGTCACCTCGTCGACGTGGTGGCCGTGGGAACTGGCTGGGGCGGGCGCGTTGCTGTTGATACTCGGGCTGGTCTGGCTCATCGCGCATGTGCCGGTCCGGAAGGCGCAGGTCCTGCGCGTTCCAGGTACCAGCGAGCCGGGATTCATCACCGTGAACCTCGACGGCGTTGCGGCGGCGGCGGCCGCCGCATTGGCACAGGATTCGAATGTGCAGTCCGCCAAGGGAAAAGCGATCGCCGACCGCGGCAGTTCGACAGTGGAATTGACCGTGACCACGGCACAACCGGCGGGGCTGGCCGATGTCATCTCCGCGATCGACACCACCCTTGCCGACATCGCCCGGGTCACCGGGGCACCAGCAAGACGGTGGCCGCGCGCGCGATCCTGCAGATCGCCAAAGCCAAACGCTCCGCCTGA
- a CDS encoding Asp23/Gls24 family envelope stress response protein produces MTEPEVVETAAAQDDSEDDAGTRGTLTVREKVAHRLAIRAALDTPDVLPFPEGRAKIPGRSLPQAQLTVTGDRVTAHLKVTVAWPAPAVAVAHAVQRNVAQTLSSMGGLQVDRVDVTVAQLSTVAKDTKRIR; encoded by the coding sequence GTGACTGAACCAGAGGTTGTCGAAACTGCTGCAGCGCAGGATGATTCCGAGGACGACGCCGGCACGCGCGGCACGCTGACCGTCCGGGAGAAGGTCGCGCATCGGCTTGCCATCCGCGCCGCGCTCGATACCCCCGACGTGCTGCCGTTCCCAGAAGGACGCGCCAAAATCCCGGGCAGGTCGCTGCCTCAGGCGCAGCTGACGGTCACCGGCGACCGGGTCACCGCACACCTCAAGGTGACGGTGGCCTGGCCGGCACCGGCGGTGGCCGTCGCACATGCAGTGCAGCGCAATGTCGCGCAGACCTTGTCGAGCATGGGCGGACTGCAGGTCGACCGTGTCGACGTCACCGTCGCGCAATTGAGCACCGTCGCCAAGGACACGAAAAGGATCCGATGA
- a CDS encoding Asp23/Gls24 family envelope stress response protein — MSSDAPAGDGVLEDAERIAAAVTAVEGVAGLHAGMFGEVATYLPGRRVSGVRIAADRVDVHVSLVLGVPVRPTATAIQRAVAELIQLPVDVTIEDLVPVTPTSGRGLL; from the coding sequence GTGTCCAGTGATGCCCCGGCGGGGGATGGAGTTCTCGAGGACGCCGAACGCATTGCCGCTGCGGTGACTGCCGTCGAGGGCGTGGCCGGTTTGCATGCCGGCATGTTCGGCGAGGTGGCGACCTACCTGCCGGGGCGCCGGGTATCGGGCGTCCGGATCGCGGCGGACCGGGTCGACGTACACGTGAGTCTGGTGCTCGGTGTGCCGGTGCGGCCCACCGCGACCGCAATTCAGCGCGCCGTCGCCGAGCTGATCCAACTACCGGTCGACGTCACGATCGAAGATCTCGTGCCGGTGACACCAACGTCTGGTCGAGGGTTGCTGTAG
- a CDS encoding Asp23/Gls24 family envelope stress response protein: MTSAQADTEPSGKEVSPYQGSPLVSSQGKTTIAGVVVSKIAGIAAREVSGVYDLGGGASRMVGALRERIPGASVNQSQGVSVEIGEKQAAVDIDIVAEYGVAIADLAAGIRRNVIAAVERMTGLEVTEVNITVHDVHLDGDSGDDADAAPARVQ, translated from the coding sequence ATGACCAGCGCACAGGCCGACACGGAGCCGTCCGGCAAAGAAGTCAGCCCTTACCAGGGTTCACCGTTGGTGAGCTCGCAGGGCAAGACGACCATCGCGGGCGTGGTGGTCTCCAAGATCGCCGGGATCGCGGCCCGCGAGGTCAGCGGCGTGTATGACCTGGGCGGCGGGGCGTCGCGGATGGTCGGTGCGCTCCGCGAGCGGATCCCCGGCGCCAGCGTCAACCAGAGCCAGGGCGTATCGGTCGAGATCGGTGAGAAGCAGGCAGCTGTCGACATCGACATCGTTGCCGAGTACGGCGTGGCAATCGCCGACCTGGCAGCGGGCATCCGGCGAAACGTCATCGCCGCGGTCGAACGCATGACGGGCCTCGAGGTCACGGAAGTCAACATCACCGTCCACGACGTGCATCTGGACGGTGACAGCGGTGACGACGCCGACGCCGCTCCCGCCCGTGTCCAGTGA
- a CDS encoding RNA polymerase sigma factor produces the protein MTAPTGGDLRDADDEALRASAVVGDREAFDIIVNRYGPVLYRYARRMLAYEADVPDVVQDTFVAAWQQIGSFRGSSSLRTWLFAICYRKIADTHRLKRARPVEDWVLEPLAGPDTSADPFTAASNAAFLDALELALGELPVRQRAVWMMREVEQMTFPEIGEVLHLSPDAVRGHHHRAVKTLRVLLRRWQ, from the coding sequence GTGACAGCGCCAACCGGTGGCGACCTACGCGACGCTGACGACGAGGCCTTACGGGCCTCGGCGGTGGTCGGTGATCGCGAAGCGTTCGACATCATCGTCAACCGCTACGGCCCGGTGCTCTACCGGTACGCGCGGCGAATGCTCGCCTACGAGGCCGACGTGCCGGACGTCGTGCAGGACACCTTCGTTGCCGCGTGGCAGCAGATCGGCTCCTTCCGCGGAAGCTCATCACTGCGAACGTGGCTGTTCGCGATCTGCTACCGGAAGATCGCCGACACGCACCGGCTCAAACGCGCACGGCCAGTTGAAGATTGGGTACTGGAACCACTGGCGGGACCTGACACTTCCGCGGATCCCTTCACCGCGGCATCCAATGCCGCCTTCCTGGACGCCCTCGAGCTGGCGCTGGGCGAACTGCCGGTGCGCCAGCGCGCGGTGTGGATGATGCGGGAGGTCGAGCAGATGACGTTCCCCGAGATCGGCGAGGTGCTCCACCTCAGCCCCGACGCGGTGCGCGGTCACCACCACCGGGCTGTGAAGACTTTGCGAGTTCTGTTGAGGAGGTGGCAGTGA
- the whiA gene encoding DNA-binding protein WhiA — protein sequence MTPRVKDELASTVVHLPTARKAEVTALLQFAGGLRVANGRVVIDADVDRESVASRVCRDLKDLCGSAPEVRVLPSVGSRRRYLVHVAHQAEDVARWTGLIDRWGRPVRGMPAQIVGGSRADAEAVWRGAFLARGSLALAGRARGLEVECPGMEAALALTGAARRLGVHVKARQLRGADRVTVRDPDTISSLLNLIGAKQTHEVWQSYRDRGGTATAGAALVDSNQRRAQQSAMTTAIRAQRALEILGDKAPDHFIEIARLRVQHPDLSLEDLGRLAEPPLTKHAAAGRLRRVLGMADREAQRAGIADTSADVTPVGHPPQHP from the coding sequence TTGACACCGAGAGTAAAAGACGAGCTCGCCAGTACCGTGGTGCACCTGCCCACTGCGCGCAAGGCCGAAGTGACTGCGCTGCTGCAGTTCGCGGGCGGACTTCGGGTGGCCAACGGGCGCGTCGTGATCGACGCTGACGTGGACCGCGAATCCGTCGCCAGCCGAGTTTGCCGGGACCTCAAAGATTTGTGCGGGTCCGCGCCCGAGGTACGCGTATTGCCGAGCGTCGGTTCGCGTCGTCGCTACTTGGTGCACGTCGCTCACCAGGCGGAGGACGTCGCCCGATGGACCGGACTCATCGACCGCTGGGGGCGGCCGGTCCGGGGGATGCCCGCGCAGATCGTGGGCGGCAGCAGGGCCGATGCCGAAGCCGTTTGGCGTGGCGCGTTTCTCGCCCGGGGATCGCTGGCTCTGGCCGGTCGCGCACGGGGCCTGGAGGTGGAATGCCCTGGTATGGAAGCCGCCTTGGCGCTGACGGGGGCCGCGCGACGCCTCGGCGTCCACGTGAAAGCGCGACAGCTGCGTGGGGCCGACCGGGTCACGGTTCGTGACCCCGACACCATCTCCTCGCTGCTGAATCTCATTGGCGCCAAACAGACTCATGAGGTCTGGCAGTCGTACCGCGATCGTGGCGGCACCGCCACGGCCGGCGCGGCACTGGTGGACTCCAATCAACGCCGCGCGCAGCAGTCGGCGATGACGACTGCCATCCGGGCGCAACGAGCGCTGGAAATCCTCGGCGACAAGGCGCCCGACCATTTCATCGAGATCGCACGCTTGCGCGTCCAGCACCCTGACCTGTCGTTGGAGGATCTGGGTCGGCTCGCCGAGCCGCCGTTGACGAAGCACGCCGCCGCGGGTCGTCTCCGGCGGGTGCTGGGAATGGCCGACCGCGAAGCCCAGCGAGCCGGAATCGCCGACACCAGTGCGGACGTCACCCCAGTGGGTCACCCTCCACAACATCCGTGA